Genomic DNA from Bacteroidota bacterium:
TGTATGAGTGATAAAGTGGTAAAATCTGAATTTGAGAAGTACTTTAAGAAATACCGAAAAAACATCATTGGCTATGATAAGAAAATAGAAACGCCCTTTGGGATGAAAAAACTTATTTATGCTGACTGGACAGCCAGCGGCCGATTATATGCACCTATTGAAAAAAAAATGTGTGAAGATTTTGGGCCTTATGTTGCCAATACGCATACCGAAACAACGCATACAGGAACGTTAATGACTTTGGCCTACAATAAAGCCAAGGCTATCATCAAGGAGCATGTGCACGCTGGCCCTGATGAAGTTATTCTTACTTCCGGTTCTGGCATGACCCGCATAGTAAGTAAATTTCAACGTATGCTTGGACTTAAAATTCCAGATCAATTCATGAAATATACAAATATTCCTGATGACGAGCGTCCAGTTGTTTTTGTTACCCATATGGAGCATCATTCCAACCATACATCCTGGCAGGAAACGATTGCTGATGTGGAAGTTATTCCTCCTGATGATAAGGGCGATGTGTGTATGAAAAGCTTCAAGGAATTACTTGAAAAATACAAAAGGAGAAATAAGATTTATGCAGCTGTTACGGCTTGTTCAAATGTGACAGGAATTCAGCCTTGTGTTCGTGAAATTGCAAAATTAGTGCACGAATATGGAGGTTATTGTTTTGTCGATTATGCATGTTCTGCCCCCTATGTTGAAATTAAAATGAATACGGATGATCCGAAGGAAAAATTTGATGCAATATATTTTTCACCACATAAATATTTAGGAGGTCCGGGTTCCGCAGGGGTTTTGGTTTTTAATCGTGCGCTATATTCAAGCCGTATTCCTGATACCCCAGGTGGGGGAACTGTTACCTGGACAGATAGTTGGGGCGATCGCTTTTATTTTGATGATATTGAAATGCGTGAAGACGGAGGTACTCCTGCTTTTTTGCAAACTATCCGAACAGCATTAGCTGTGCAATTGAAAGATGAGATGGGGGTAGAAAAAATGATGAAGCGTGAAGAAGAAATTCTGGAAAAAGTATTTGAAGATTTCGATCAAATAAATGGACTTCATATTTTGGCTGCAGAACAAAAAAACCGTTTGGGAGTATTTTCGTTTTATATAGAAGATTTGCATTATAATTTGGGCGTAAAACTTCTAAACGATCGCTATGGAATTCAAACTCGTGGAGGTTGTGCCTGTGCAGGAACATATGGGCACTATCTGTTCGAAATGTCTAAAGAATTATCAGATCAGATTCAATACCGAATATTACATGGTGATTTATCGGCAAAACCAGGCTGGATAAGAATGTCAATACATCCAACAATGACCAATAAAGAAGTAAACTACATTTGTTCAGCTATTCGTGAAGTTGCAGAAAACCACAAAGAATGGAGCAATGACTATGAGCATGATATTTCAACCAATGAATTTTCCTTTATTGGGTATCATCGCAAAGAAGATGAGATGGTTGAAGAGTGGTTCAGGAAGTAAGAATAATAATAAAGTCTGTAGTCCTCAAACTGCAATGCCTGACAACATACTTCAGACAGAGAGTGAAGACAGCAAAGATTGCATTTCAATAAACTAGATTTTCCCAATCAGCTTAATGGAAATGAAAGCGCTTTACTCTCTACAGTTCAACACGCAAGTGGCACAATGTGATAATTCACCACGAAGTCGTTTTGCGACCAGGTAAGTTATTCGATCACGTAATGCCGGGATTTTTATCTTTTCAATAATCTCACCTACAAAGGCATTCATCAAAAGCAAACGTGCTTCTTTTTCACCAATACCTCTTGATCGTAAGTAAAACAATTCATCAACACCAAGGTATCCCACGGTGGCACCATGTGAACATTTAACATCATCAGCATAAATTTCGAGCTGAGGCATGGCATTCATTTTTGCATTATCGGTCAGTAATAAATTATTATTTTTTTGATATGAATTGGTGTTTTGTGCGTCTTTCCTCACCTTAATTTGTCCACGAAACACACCAGTTGCCTCATCATCTAAAATAGCCTTAAATAATTCATTGCTATTTGAATTTGGTTTGCGATGATCAATAAATGTATTGTTATCAACATGTTGTGTGCGATCCGTTAAATGCGTTCCAAAAATATTGGCTTCGGCATATTCACCATCAATTATAATAGTTGTGTTATTTCTAACAAAACCACCATTTAAGGTAATGGTATTAACAGTTACATTCGAGCGGTCTTTTTGTTCAATATGAATAGTTGAAATTAATGCACCCAAATTATTTTGATTTTGCAAACTATAAATTTCGAGGGTGGCACCTTCATCAACAAATATTTCAGTAACCGCATTGGTTAAGCTCTTGTTATTGCTTAAGGTATGATCACATAATACGAGTTTTACATGTGCGTTTTTCTCAACTACTACAAGGTTTCGGGGTTGAATTAACTGCTGAAAAAAACTGTTTTCTTCTTGAGAAACCAAATTCACAATTTGAACTGGTTTTTCCATTTTTGTGTTTTCTGGAAACCAAGCAAAAATTCCATCGGAATTAAACGCAGTATTCAATGCTGTCAGCGCATCTTTTTTGTGATTGGCAATTTTCCCAAAATATTGATCAATGATGTCGTTATACAAATCCTTTGCTTCTGCAAAACTACCGACCACACTTCCATTATCAAGTCGCTGAAACATGGGAAGCGTTTTAGGATACCAACCATTGATAAGGGCTAAGTCAAAGGTGTCAAGCTCACTTACATCACATCTGAAAATTTCTTTAATGGGTGTATTCACATCATCAGGAGGTAAAAACGGATGCATGAGTTTTCCACTATTTTCAAACCATTTTCGAACATCTGTGAACCTCCAGAGTTCGTCTTTTTTAGATGGCAATCCTAATTCATTAAGTGCTTCAATAGCCTCTTGCCTAATGTTTTTAAGGATATCGCTATCATTTTTTGTTAGCAACGCCAAATTTTGCTCCAAATCTGAAGTCAATGTATGTTCGATACTTGTATTTTCTAAAATATCACTCATTTTTCAAAACTTAATAGCAATTACTTGATCCAATCATAACCTTTCTCTTCTAATTCTAATGCCAACTCTTTTCCACCTGATTTAACAATTTGACCATTGTAGAGGATGTGCACAAAATCAGGAACAATATAATCGAGTAAACGCTGGTAGTGCGTTATTACAACGAAAGCATTATGCTCATTTTTGAGTTCATTAACACCATTGGCTACTATTCGTAAAGCATCAATATCCAATCCTGAATCGGTTTCGTCTAAAATAGCCAGAGTGGGTTCAAGCATAGCCATCTGAAAAATCTCATTCTTCTTCTTTTCACCACCTGAGAAACCTTCGTTTACAGAACGATTGGTTAAGGATGATGCAATTTCCACAATCTTCTTTTTTTCATTCATGAGCTTCAAAAAATCTCCTCCTGATAAAGGATCTAGACCTTTATATGCTTTGTGTTCATTGATGGCTGTTCGCATGAAGTTGGTAATGCTTACTCCGGGAATTTCAACAGGATACTGGAAAGCTAAAAAGATACCCTCTTTCGATCGGGTTTCAGGATTCATCTCTAATAAATCTTTACCCTGATAATGAACAGAACCTTCGGTAACTTCAAATAATTCTCTTCCAGCAAGAACGGATGCTAAAGTGCTTTTCCCAGAACCATTTGGGCCCATAATAGCATGCACTTCACCAGGGTTAACTTTAAAATTAAGTCCTTTCAGAATCTCACTTCCATTTATACTTGCATGTAAATTTTTTATCTCTAACATGATATATTGATATTTTGATGATGGTTTTTAACCCACACTATTTTCTAATGTAATTGCTAGTAATTTTTGAGCTTCAACTGCAAACTCCATTGGAAGCTTATTTAAAACCTCCTTGGCATAACCATTAACAATAAGTCCTATGGCATTTTCAGTATCTATTCCTCGCTGATTGCAATAGAATAATTGATCTTCGGCAATTTTTGAAGTTGTTGCCTCATGCTCAACAATTGCTGTTTTATTTTCAACTTCTATGTAAGGAAAAGTATGAGCGCCACATTTGTCACCCATTAATAATGAGTCACATTGTGTAAAATTCCGTGCATTGGTGGCATTTTTCATAACTTTCACCAAACCACGATAACTGTTTTCACTAAAACCAGCTGAAATACCTTTTGAAATGATTTTGCTCTTGGTATTTTTTCCAATATGTATCATTTTTGATCCGGTGTCTGCTTGCTGGTGATTATTGGTTACTGCAACCGAATAAAACTCACCTGAACTGTTTTCACCTAACAATATTACACTTGGATATTTCCAGGTAATGGCAGAACCAGTTTCAACCTGTGTCCATGAAATCTTAGAATTTGCACCACGGCATATACCTCGTTTGGTAACAAAATTGTAAATGCCCCCTTTTCCATTTTTATCGCCCGGATACCAGTTTTGAACGGTTGAGTATTTGACATCAGCATCCTTCATCGCAACAATTTCAACAATGGCTGCATGCAATTGATTTTCATCACGCATAGGTGCTGTGCATCCTTCGAGGTAGCTGACATAACTTCCCTCATCGGCAACAATTAAGGTCCTTTCAAACTGCCCTGTTTCTGCTGCATTAATCCTGAAATAGGTTGACAATTCCATCGGGCATCGCACACCCTTGGGAATGTAAACAAACGAACCATCACTAAATACAGCGGAATTTAAAGCACCATAATAGTTGTCAGTAAAAGGTACTACAGAACCAAGATATTGTTTAACCAATTCAGGATGCTCTTTAATAGCTTCAGAAATCGGACAGAAAATTATTCCCAGCTCTCCAAGTTTTTCTTTAAAGGTTGTGATCACTGAACTGCTATCCATAACGATATCAACAGCAACACCAGCTAAGCGTTTTTGCTCTTCAAGAGGGATACCTAATTTCTTAAAGGTATCCAGCAATTCAGGGTCAACTTCATCAATGCTATTCAGGTTCTTTTTCTTTGAAGTAGCATAATAACTGATGGATTGAAAATCAATAGGAGGATAATGCAAATGCGCCCATTTGGGTTCTTTCATTTCCTGCCATTTCTTAAAAGCCTTGAGTCTGAATTCAAGCATAAATTCAGGTTCCTCATTCTTGGCAGAAATCATTCGAACAACATCTTCATTCAATCCTTTTGGAGCAATTTCTTGTTCCACATCGGTTGTAAAACCATATTTATATTTTTCTTCAGTTACTGAAGTCAATAACTTTTCGCTTTCGTCCATTTTGCAAAATTATTCAGGATAGCCTGAAATATTAATAAAAACGCCTTTTTTGGAGGTTTTTCCTTGCTTCAAAATCCAAGCCAATTTAGACTTATTCTAACTTATTCTGAAATCAGCTGACTAATTTTAAAATCGACAAAAATTTTGGCAGAAAAACTTGATCTTTGGCAGATGAAGTGGATCGCTAAAGCAGTTGTGCAGAAGGCAATTTCTTTTTTACCTTTTAAGCATCATGTCAACTACCTGTTTCAAAAGCATATTACCAAAGGTGTGTTATTAACAGATTCTTATTTTAATGCCAAATTTGAGCATTTTAAATCTCATATAAAGTACTTTCAAAAATATAGCAAGCAATCTTTCCCTGAGACAGTACTTGAGTTAGGAACAGGTTGGTACCCAATTATTCCGCTGTCCTTTTTTCTATTGGGATCAAAAGTAATTTATACGGTGGATATATCCAGCTTGCTCAAACCAGAGCATTTGTTGGCAACCATAAAAATGTTTCTGGCTTATATAGATAAGAATCCCACTAATGAGTTTGATAAAAATAGAATTCAAGTTTTGGAGGATATTGTTAGTAAAGAACAACTTCACAGTCTGGACGAATTACTTTCGTTGTTACACATTACTTATGAGGTAAGAGATGCAAGTGATTTACCGATGAAGGATAATGCAATAGATTTTATTGTCTCAAATAATACTTTTGAGCACATACATGAGCAGGCACTTGTAGGCATATTGTCCGAGTTTAATCGCATAAAGAAGAAGGATGGCTTGATGAGCCATTTTATTGATATGTCGGATCACTTTGCACATTTTGATTCGAAAATCACCATTTTTAACTTCCTGAAGTTCTCGGGTTTTTCATGGAAATTAATCGACAATTCTGTTCAACCACAGAATCGATTAAGAATTGTAGAATTTCGTAAAATGTATGCTGATTTGGAAATAGAAATCATTCTTGAAGAAAACAATGTTGGCCGTGAGTCGGATATTGAAAGTATTACCTTATCCAAAAAATACCAGACAATGGATCAATCAGATGTATTGGTTTCGCATTCCTATCTGATTTCAAAATAAAAGCTAAATTATTCGATAACAATTATTTTTTGCATAGCTGATTTTTTACCCTCAACCCTTAATATGCAAAAATAAGTGCCCGGAATTTTTAAATCTTGTTGGCTTATTTGAGTGAAATTAATTTGGGCATCTAAAACCTCAGTGTAAACCAATGAACCAATGGAATTATATACGGCAATACTGGAATTAACATTCTCAGGTATTTTATAGAATATATTAAACCCATTGTATGTAGGATTTGGATAAACTTCAAATTCAGGCTTAACAGCAGCAGGAAAAGGTCCATCAAATGCACAGTACCGATAACTTCTTGTTTCACTAAGCCAGCCTTTGAACCCTAATTGAAAATTTGTGTCTGTTTTTTCGTTTTCATTAGGAAACCTATTGACAATTGCATTCTTATTTAAATCAAATACCAAAATCGCATTTTTATCTGCTGCTTGTGCGTTTAAAAGTATCATCAAATCATAGGGTTCCTCAGTTAAATAATAAGATTGATTCATAACTTCTCCAAAAAGCATTCTATCATTTCCACTGAGGAAGTTTGAAAAAACTGGCTGATCAATGTTTAACGTTTTTATTTTTTGTCCATCAGTCAAATCCATAATATAAATACTACCGTAATTATCAGGCTCTGCATCGAAATTGACAAGAACTAATTCTTTTTTTTTGAGAGGCCCTATCTCCAATTTTCCATCAATATCGGCAAGAAATATCCGATCGCATTTGCCAAGCCAAGGTTCTAAGTTTGGATTACTGAAGTCATTAGAATTTTTTTTCAGCAATGTAGTTTCAGTATGTATGTCGAATACACATAAAATGTCGGATGCTTTATGGTTTGGATTAAAAAATACAATTTCTTCCCCAGCAACAGCATTTACATTTCCCATTAAAACTGTTGTATTTTGGTTTGAAAAAAACGTGTTGACGTCTAAAACCTGATTTGAAATTGTTTTAACAACAGAAGTATTCTTCTGAGATAAATCAAGAACAGCAATAACAGGATTATTCGAATTTCCATCGGTATTAATTAGGATCAGTTCATTCTTATCATCTCCATCATAATCCGCAATAAAAACAAGATCAGTCTCGTCAAAGAAATGATACATTGAACTTGGTAATTGTTTGAAATAAATCTGGGATTTAACGTGATCATCAATTAGATCGATAGCAATAATTGCAATTTCGTTTGACTTTTTTGATGTATTAATAATAACCAATTCTTCAATAATATTTGCATCAATATCACCCATAAACACTTTTGTGTATTCAAGTGATAGCTTGTTATTTATATTTGGATTTTCAATTGATGAAGTTCTAAATGTTTTTAAAACGGGGCCATTATTGTCATTTGGATTAATAACAATTGCTTGAGCAAATAGAGGTTGTTTTCGATTATCCAGTGATCTATCGACAAGGACAATTTCATCTCCTTGATTAGAAAGCGAAACATTAGCTGTAAAAAACAAATCATGATCATCCAAAAAACGATCGAATTTATTTGCTTTATGATTTATCCAATTATTCGTTTTGCCTGAAACACTAAGGTCATCAATTCGAAACGCACCCGATTGATTATTGCATTTGTTAAAGCATAGAAGTTGCTGGTTGTCGCTATCCAAATAATTAATCAGGCTTACTTTATCTTTTTCTGAACATTCACCATCACCATATCCTAAGTAGTATATTTTAAAAGCTATTTCCTGATCAAATGAAAGGTTTGGGATAAGTATGCACTCATTTTTGTATTTGTTTTTTGAACTTTTTTGTGATTTAATTTTAATAGAATTAATTTTTTCTCCTGAATTGCAATGGTAAAAATGGATATCATAAAGGCCTGCAGATTTAACTGGAATTTCCAGATTTAAACTTTTCACTGCAGATGGCCTAAACAAAGGGTCTAATGTTTTGAGATAGGGTCGATGATATTGATGCAGATTATTCCACCGATATTGGCTATTCAGTATATATCCATATAATTCTGTTTTTCCAATCAAGCTATAGCAAATTACTTGTTTTTCATCAGCATAATAGGGTTCAAATTGCTGATTTAATAAATCGATATCTTTCATAAAGGTTCTTATTCCTTTATAATGATGATACAAGTCTTTGGCATCGATATAACCAGCCCAATCCCATACTGCTGAACACATGAATGAACCTGAAAATGCAGATGACCATAATGCGTGCTGAAGCTGAAAACCATGTGGATCGTAATAGAAATCTCTAAACCACGGGTAAAAGCCAAATTCTTCAGCATAGGTGGGTTTGTTTGTTTTTATGAATTCTTTTGTCAAACTCGAAGATGCTTCTGGAAGGGAATTAGGTTGATAATCGCCTGTAGGATTTTGCAAATGTTCTGGATCTCCCCAATAATAACGATGATAGGTCGAGTAGTCGATTGAATTAAATGCCAATATTTCACCAGCATATCCATTGGTTAAATGCTCAGTATGAAGTGGCAGGTCACAAAAATCAAAAGTAATAAGGTGTTTATTGATATCAATTGATTTCATGTAGGAAGAAATATCCTGAGACCAG
This window encodes:
- a CDS encoding aminotransferase class V-fold PLP-dependent enzyme — encoded protein: MSDKVVKSEFEKYFKKYRKNIIGYDKKIETPFGMKKLIYADWTASGRLYAPIEKKMCEDFGPYVANTHTETTHTGTLMTLAYNKAKAIIKEHVHAGPDEVILTSGSGMTRIVSKFQRMLGLKIPDQFMKYTNIPDDERPVVFVTHMEHHSNHTSWQETIADVEVIPPDDKGDVCMKSFKELLEKYKRRNKIYAAVTACSNVTGIQPCVREIAKLVHEYGGYCFVDYACSAPYVEIKMNTDDPKEKFDAIYFSPHKYLGGPGSAGVLVFNRALYSSRIPDTPGGGTVTWTDSWGDRFYFDDIEMREDGGTPAFLQTIRTALAVQLKDEMGVEKMMKREEEILEKVFEDFDQINGLHILAAEQKNRLGVFSFYIEDLHYNLGVKLLNDRYGIQTRGGCACAGTYGHYLFEMSKELSDQIQYRILHGDLSAKPGWIRMSIHPTMTNKEVNYICSAIREVAENHKEWSNDYEHDISTNEFSFIGYHRKEDEMVEEWFRK
- the sufD gene encoding Fe-S cluster assembly protein SufD, producing MSDILENTSIEHTLTSDLEQNLALLTKNDSDILKNIRQEAIEALNELGLPSKKDELWRFTDVRKWFENSGKLMHPFLPPDDVNTPIKEIFRCDVSELDTFDLALINGWYPKTLPMFQRLDNGSVVGSFAEAKDLYNDIIDQYFGKIANHKKDALTALNTAFNSDGIFAWFPENTKMEKPVQIVNLVSQEENSFFQQLIQPRNLVVVEKNAHVKLVLCDHTLSNNKSLTNAVTEIFVDEGATLEIYSLQNQNNLGALISTIHIEQKDRSNVTVNTITLNGGFVRNNTTIIIDGEYAEANIFGTHLTDRTQHVDNNTFIDHRKPNSNSNELFKAILDDEATGVFRGQIKVRKDAQNTNSYQKNNNLLLTDNAKMNAMPQLEIYADDVKCSHGATVGYLGVDELFYLRSRGIGEKEARLLLMNAFVGEIIEKIKIPALRDRITYLVAKRLRGELSHCATCVLNCRE
- the sufC gene encoding Fe-S cluster assembly ATPase SufC codes for the protein MLEIKNLHASINGSEILKGLNFKVNPGEVHAIMGPNGSGKSTLASVLAGRELFEVTEGSVHYQGKDLLEMNPETRSKEGIFLAFQYPVEIPGVSITNFMRTAINEHKAYKGLDPLSGGDFLKLMNEKKKIVEIASSLTNRSVNEGFSGGEKKKNEIFQMAMLEPTLAILDETDSGLDIDALRIVANGVNELKNEHNAFVVITHYQRLLDYIVPDFVHILYNGQIVKSGGKELALELEEKGYDWIK
- the sufB gene encoding Fe-S cluster assembly protein SufB; translated protein: MDESEKLLTSVTEEKYKYGFTTDVEQEIAPKGLNEDVVRMISAKNEEPEFMLEFRLKAFKKWQEMKEPKWAHLHYPPIDFQSISYYATSKKKNLNSIDEVDPELLDTFKKLGIPLEEQKRLAGVAVDIVMDSSSVITTFKEKLGELGIIFCPISEAIKEHPELVKQYLGSVVPFTDNYYGALNSAVFSDGSFVYIPKGVRCPMELSTYFRINAAETGQFERTLIVADEGSYVSYLEGCTAPMRDENQLHAAIVEIVAMKDADVKYSTVQNWYPGDKNGKGGIYNFVTKRGICRGANSKISWTQVETGSAITWKYPSVILLGENSSGEFYSVAVTNNHQQADTGSKMIHIGKNTKSKIISKGISAGFSENSYRGLVKVMKNATNARNFTQCDSLLMGDKCGAHTFPYIEVENKTAIVEHEATTSKIAEDQLFYCNQRGIDTENAIGLIVNGYAKEVLNKLPMEFAVEAQKLLAITLENSVG
- a CDS encoding class I SAM-dependent methyltransferase; amino-acid sequence: MKWIAKAVVQKAISFLPFKHHVNYLFQKHITKGVLLTDSYFNAKFEHFKSHIKYFQKYSKQSFPETVLELGTGWYPIIPLSFFLLGSKVIYTVDISSLLKPEHLLATIKMFLAYIDKNPTNEFDKNRIQVLEDIVSKEQLHSLDELLSLLHITYEVRDASDLPMKDNAIDFIVSNNTFEHIHEQALVGILSEFNRIKKKDGLMSHFIDMSDHFAHFDSKITIFNFLKFSGFSWKLIDNSVQPQNRLRIVEFRKMYADLEIEIILEENNVGRESDIESITLSKKYQTMDQSDVLVSHSYLISK
- a CDS encoding DUF5060 domain-containing protein translates to MRTIVLFCFFYLITSSIFCQNPSINDCHINLETDSLGNKLVGLYEKIELSIDLSAQFTNPFDYEDINLFATFISPSNKTYRVDGFYYEDYDATCLDKTLLFKPDGSKSLQTISTLISNDPEIISELSIQRSIVAEVLKSKGFSWKIRFAPTEIGDWTFIVYCKDKLGTDSLSQSDFRFKCTNSSNPGFVRTSNFYQATDPGNNKHGLYLQFDNGYPFFGVGQNMAFYFNSGGSTFKNGIHPYFGGTCEYKQYIDDLRNKGNGNFIRVYTDSYWALSLEQRDFNQLKYLGDYTQFLEDAWQLDWIIEHCYNGHKDSTTNANSIIYLELVLLQPTSLSGYWGLNPYNRKFNMVNGQCNHPLDFFAPVTANNQARNYFKRRLRYIMARWGYASNILSFELYNEIEQIFSGNTNITEFSSFPWKDTSDFAIEVRSNIKSWSQDISSYMKSIDINKHLITFDFCDLPLHTEHLTNGYAGEILAFNSIDYSTYHRYYWGDPEHLQNPTGDYQPNSLPEASSSLTKEFIKTNKPTYAEEFGFYPWFRDFYYDPHGFQLQHALWSSAFSGSFMCSAVWDWAGYIDAKDLYHHYKGIRTFMKDIDLLNQQFEPYYADEKQVICYSLIGKTELYGYILNSQYRWNNLHQYHRPYLKTLDPLFRPSAVKSLNLEIPVKSAGLYDIHFYHCNSGEKINSIKIKSQKSSKNKYKNECILIPNLSFDQEIAFKIYYLGYGDGECSEKDKVSLINYLDSDNQQLLCFNKCNNQSGAFRIDDLSVSGKTNNWINHKANKFDRFLDDHDLFFTANVSLSNQGDEIVLVDRSLDNRKQPLFAQAIVINPNDNNGPVLKTFRTSSIENPNINNKLSLEYTKVFMGDIDANIIEELVIINTSKKSNEIAIIAIDLIDDHVKSQIYFKQLPSSMYHFFDETDLVFIADYDGDDKNELILINTDGNSNNPVIAVLDLSQKNTSVVKTISNQVLDVNTFFSNQNTTVLMGNVNAVAGEEIVFFNPNHKASDILCVFDIHTETTLLKKNSNDFSNPNLEPWLGKCDRIFLADIDGKLEIGPLKKKELVLVNFDAEPDNYGSIYIMDLTDGQKIKTLNIDQPVFSNFLSGNDRMLFGEVMNQSYYLTEEPYDLMILLNAQAADKNAILVFDLNKNAIVNRFPNENEKTDTNFQLGFKGWLSETRSYRYCAFDGPFPAAVKPEFEVYPNPTYNGFNIFYKIPENVNSSIAVYNSIGSLVYTEVLDAQINFTQISQQDLKIPGTYFCILRVEGKKSAMQKIIVIE